A genomic window from Populus alba chromosome 19, ASM523922v2, whole genome shotgun sequence includes:
- the LOC118046765 gene encoding V-type proton ATPase subunit E: MNDADVSKQIQQMVRFIRQEAEEKANEILVSAEEEFNIEKLQLVEAEKKKIRQEYERKEKQVQVRKKIEYSMQLNASRIKVLQAQDDVVNSMKDVAGKDLLNVSQHHHRYKHLLKDLIVQSLLRLKEPAVLLRCRKDDHHLVESVLHSAKEEYAEKVNVYPPEIIVDHDVYLPPAPSHHNAHGPFCSGGVVLASRDGKIVFENSLDARLDVVFRKKLPEIRKLLVGQIV, from the exons ATGAACGACGCAGATGTCTCCAAGCAGATCCAGCAGATGGTCCGATTCATCCGCCAAGAAGCAGAGGAAAAGGCCAACGAGATCTTAGTTTCTGCTGAAGAA GAATTCAATATTGAGAAGTTACAACTGGTTGAGgctgaaaagaagaagatcagGCAAGAGTATGAGCGTAAAGAGAAGCAAGTTCAAGTTCGTAAGAAGAT TGAGTATTCGATGCAGCTTAATGCTTCTCGGATCAAAGTGCTTCAAGCTCAAGATGATGTAGTTAATTCCATGAAAGATGTAGCGGGAAAGGATCTTCTGAATGTCAGCCAACATCACCATCGGTACAAGCATCTTCTCAAAGATCTCATTGTTCAG agtTTACTCAGATTGAAGGAGCCTGCTGTCTTGCTACGTTGTCGGAAAGATGACCATCATTTGGTGGAGTCTGTCCTGCATTCAGCAAAGGAAGAATATGCTGAGAAAGTAAATGTTTATCCCCCAGAAATCATTGTAGACCACGATGTCTATCTTCCACCTGCTCCTAGCCATCATAATGCTCATGGTCCTTTCTG CTCTGGTGGTGTGGTGTTGGCATCTCGAGATGGGAAGATTGTGTTTGAAAATTCCCTTGATGCGCGGTTGGACGTTGTATTCCGCAAAAAACTTCCCGAG ATCCGCAAGCTGCTAGTTGGTCAGATTGTATAA